The Moorena producens PAL-8-15-08-1 genomic interval GTAATGACTTTCTAGTAGGAGACAACAATGATGATAACCTGATCGGGGGTGCTGGCAATGACACCTTACTAGGTTTGGGTGGCAATGACCTTCTTGATGGGGGTGCTGACAATGACACCCTAGCAGGGGCTGCTGGGGAAGATGTACTTGATGGCAGAGCTGGCAATGATTTATTAAGCGGTGGTGATGGTATTGATCTTCTAGATGGTGGTGAAGGCAATGATACCCTGATTGGCGATCGCGGTGATGACAATATTAATGGCGCAAATGGTGATGACCGACTGATTTGGAATAACGGTGATGGCAGCGATATCATGGAAGGGGGTGCTGGCTTTGATGTGGTAGAAGTCAATGGCGCAGATGGTGCCGGAGTTGACACTCCCCGACCATTAGGTACGGGGATTCTTCTTTCATCCAGCTAACTTATCAGCTAGGTTTTCACCCAACTGACAGAGGTTAATCTGTCCAGAAGCGTTAATTTGGGCGTGCCCCGCCCTATTTAAAATATTAATTGCCGCATTTTCGTCCCGATCTAAGACGTAACCACAACTACAGACATGAGTTCTAACTGATAGTGATTTTTTAACTAGTTTCCCACAGCTAGAACAATTTTGACTAGTAAAATGTGGTTTAACTGCAACAATTTTACGTTCAAATACTTTTCCAAAGTATTCTAACCAAGATTTAAACATTGACCAACTAGCATCAGATATTGATTTAGCTAATTTATGGTTTTTTACCATATTTTTCACCTGTAGGTCTTCAACGGCTACCAAATCGTTAGATTGACATAGCGCCCTTGCAGTTTTAACTACAAAGTCTTTACGCTGCCTTGATACCTTGAGGTGCTGTTTAGCTAATTTTTTCTGAAACTTTTTCCTATTCTTAGAACCTTTTTT includes:
- a CDS encoding calcium-binding protein, with amino-acid sequence MSTLIGGPGNDFLVGDNNDDNLIGGAGNDTLLGLGGNDLLDGGADNDTLAGAAGEDVLDGRAGNDLLSGGDGIDLLDGGEGNDTLIGDRGDDNINGANGDDRLIWNNGDGSDIMEGGAGFDVVEVNGADGAGVDTPRPLGTGILLSSS